One region of Streptomyces davaonensis JCM 4913 genomic DNA includes:
- a CDS encoding sirohydrochlorin chelatase → MTTPPPALLIAGHGTRDDAGAEAFRDFVRELGRRHPELPVAGGFIELSPPPLGDAVTELVERGVRRFAAVPLMLVSAGHAKGDIPAALAREKERHPGISYTYGRPLGPHPSLLNVLERRLDEALGGRDVQDRADVTVLLVGRGSTDPDANAEVHKAARLLWEGRGYAGVETAFVSLAAPDVPSGLDRCVKLGAKRIVVLPYFLFTGILPDRVKQQTEGWAAVHPEVEVRSAEVIGPEPELLDLVMERYAEAVKGDLRMNCDSCVYRIALPGFEDKVGLPQQPHFHPDDDGHHHHGHHHGAHSHAH, encoded by the coding sequence GTGACCACCCCTCCGCCCGCGCTGCTCATCGCCGGCCATGGCACCCGGGACGACGCCGGAGCCGAGGCGTTCCGCGACTTCGTACGGGAGCTGGGCCGCCGCCACCCCGAACTGCCCGTCGCGGGCGGTTTCATCGAGCTGTCCCCGCCGCCGCTCGGCGACGCCGTCACCGAACTGGTGGAGCGGGGCGTGCGCCGGTTCGCCGCGGTGCCGCTGATGCTGGTCTCCGCCGGGCACGCCAAGGGCGACATCCCGGCGGCACTGGCCCGCGAGAAGGAGCGCCACCCCGGTATCTCCTACACCTACGGCCGCCCGCTGGGCCCGCACCCCTCGCTGCTGAACGTGCTGGAGCGGCGGCTCGACGAGGCGCTGGGCGGGCGGGATGTGCAGGACCGGGCGGATGTCACGGTGCTGCTGGTGGGCCGGGGTTCGACCGACCCGGACGCCAACGCCGAGGTGCACAAGGCGGCCCGGCTGCTGTGGGAGGGGCGCGGCTACGCGGGCGTGGAGACGGCCTTCGTGTCGCTGGCCGCGCCGGACGTGCCGAGCGGCCTCGACCGGTGTGTGAAGCTGGGCGCGAAGCGGATCGTGGTGCTGCCGTACTTCCTGTTCACCGGGATCCTGCCGGACCGGGTCAAGCAGCAGACCGAGGGCTGGGCGGCCGTGCACCCGGAGGTGGAGGTCCGCTCGGCCGAGGTGATCGGTCCGGAGCCGGAGCTGCTGGACCTGGTGATGGAGCGGTACGCGGAGGCCGTCAAGGGCGATCTGCGGATGAACTGCGACTCGTGCGTGTACCGGATCGCCCTGCCCGGGTTCGAGGACAAGGTGGGCCTGCCCCAGCAGCCGCACTTCCACCCCGATGACGACGGTCACCATCACCACGGCCACCACCACGGGGCGCACTCCCATGCGCACTGA
- a CDS encoding precorrin-8X methylmutase — protein sequence MNRVVHPIEVESYRRLRARLDTSHFPPLTRAVVERVIHSAADLEYATDLVMDEGPLEKAHAALHAGAPVVVDVEMVGAGITRRETVCRLKDGVAGPGLTRSAHGIRLAYEQVGPGALWVIGNAPTALEELLTLDADPALVIGLPVGFVGAVESKAALRESGLPAVSNVSEKGGSAVASAALNALLYHPTSPEENP from the coding sequence GTGAACCGAGTCGTCCATCCGATCGAGGTGGAGTCCTACCGGCGGCTGCGCGCCCGTCTGGACACCTCGCACTTCCCGCCGCTGACCCGGGCGGTCGTGGAGCGGGTCATCCACTCCGCGGCGGATCTGGAGTACGCGACCGATCTCGTCATGGACGAGGGCCCCCTCGAAAAGGCGCATGCCGCCCTGCACGCGGGCGCGCCCGTGGTCGTCGACGTGGAGATGGTCGGGGCCGGGATCACCCGGCGCGAGACCGTCTGCCGGCTGAAGGACGGGGTGGCCGGGCCGGGGCTCACCCGCTCCGCCCATGGCATCCGGCTCGCCTACGAGCAGGTCGGTCCCGGCGCCCTCTGGGTGATCGGCAACGCGCCGACCGCGCTGGAGGAACTGCTGACGCTGGACGCCGACCCCGCGCTCGTCATCGGGCTGCCCGTCGGCTTCGTCGGGGCCGTCGAGTCCAAGGCCGCGCTGCGCGAGAGCGGGCTGCCCGCCGTGAGCAACGTGTCCGAGAAGGGCGGCTCGGCGGTCGCCTCCGCCGCGCTCAACGCCCTGCTGTACCACCCCACTTCACCCGAGGAGAATCCGTGA
- a CDS encoding amidohydrolase family protein has protein sequence MSDHAVLHVKGRILVGPEDVRDELWVVDGRISYDRPTAAQDIRTVDGWALPGLVDAHCHVGLGAHGPVDRDVAEKQALTDREAGTLLIRDAGSPSDTRWADDREDLPKIIRAGRHIARTRRYIRGYAHEIEPEDLVAYVAQEARRGDGWVKLVGDWIDREVGDLAPSWPRAEVEAAIAEAHRLGARVTAHCFAENSLKDLVEAGIDCIEHATGLTEDLIPLFVERGVAIVPTLVNIATFPRLAAGGEDKFPSWSAHMRRLHERRYDTVRNAYDAGIPVFVGTDAGGTLPHGLVAAEVEELVTAGIPATQALSATTWGARRWLGRPGLDEGAPADLVVYESDPRADVRVLAAPRRIVLNGRVMS, from the coding sequence ATGAGCGATCACGCGGTACTGCACGTGAAGGGCCGGATCCTGGTCGGGCCCGAGGACGTCCGGGACGAGCTGTGGGTCGTCGACGGCCGGATCTCCTACGACCGTCCCACGGCCGCCCAGGACATCCGTACCGTCGACGGCTGGGCCCTGCCGGGCCTGGTCGACGCGCACTGCCATGTCGGCCTCGGCGCACACGGCCCCGTGGACCGGGACGTCGCGGAGAAGCAGGCACTGACCGACCGCGAGGCCGGCACCCTGCTGATCCGGGACGCGGGCTCGCCCTCCGACACCCGCTGGGCCGACGACCGCGAGGACCTCCCGAAGATCATCCGCGCGGGCCGGCACATCGCCCGCACCCGCCGCTACATCCGCGGCTACGCCCACGAGATCGAGCCCGAGGACCTGGTCGCGTACGTCGCCCAGGAGGCCCGCCGCGGCGACGGCTGGGTCAAGCTGGTCGGCGACTGGATCGACCGCGAGGTCGGCGACCTCGCCCCGAGCTGGCCGCGCGCCGAGGTCGAGGCCGCCATCGCCGAGGCCCACCGGCTGGGCGCCCGGGTCACCGCGCACTGCTTCGCCGAGAACTCCCTCAAGGACCTCGTCGAGGCGGGCATCGACTGCATCGAGCACGCCACCGGACTGACCGAGGACCTCATCCCGCTCTTCGTCGAGCGCGGGGTCGCGATCGTGCCGACCCTGGTCAACATCGCCACCTTCCCCCGGCTCGCCGCGGGCGGCGAGGACAAGTTCCCGAGCTGGTCGGCCCATATGCGCCGACTCCACGAACGCCGTTACGACACGGTGCGCAACGCCTACGACGCCGGCATCCCGGTCTTCGTCGGCACCGACGCGGGCGGCACCCTGCCGCACGGCCTGGTCGCCGCCGAGGTCGAGGAACTGGTCACCGCGGGCATCCCCGCCACTCAGGCGCTCTCGGCGACCACTTGGGGCGCACGGCGCTGGCTCGGGCGCCCCGGACTCGACGAGGGCGCGCCGGCGGACCTGGTGGTCTACGAGAGCGACCCGAGGGCCGATGTGCGGGTGCTGGCGGCGCCGCGGCGGATCGTGCTGAACGGCCGCGTCATGAGCTGA
- a CDS encoding amino acid ABC transporter ATP-binding protein: MSRPEIHVKDLHKSFGDNEVLKGIDLEIRQGEVVCVIGPSGSGKSTLLRCVNLLEEPTKGQVFVGGTELTDPDVDIDAVRRRIGMVFQQFNLFPHLTVTENLTLPQRRVLKRSKAQAAQVAAENLERVGLAEKASAYPSSLSGGQQQRVAIARALAMGPEVMLFDEPTSALDPELVGDVLAVMRMLANEGMTMMVVTHEMTFAREVADRVVFMDGGVIVEDGAPAQVIGNPSHERTRHFLSRLLDPAMAEVEETSDQVGKSE; the protein is encoded by the coding sequence GTGAGTCGTCCCGAGATCCACGTCAAGGACCTGCACAAGTCCTTCGGCGACAACGAGGTCCTCAAGGGCATCGACCTGGAGATCCGGCAGGGCGAGGTCGTCTGTGTCATCGGACCCTCCGGCTCCGGCAAGTCCACGCTGCTGCGGTGCGTGAACCTCCTCGAAGAACCCACCAAGGGCCAGGTCTTCGTCGGCGGCACCGAACTCACCGACCCGGATGTCGACATCGACGCCGTACGCCGCCGGATCGGCATGGTCTTCCAGCAGTTCAACCTCTTCCCGCATCTGACGGTGACCGAGAACCTCACGCTGCCGCAGCGCCGGGTCCTCAAGCGGAGCAAGGCGCAGGCGGCGCAGGTGGCCGCCGAGAACCTGGAGCGGGTGGGCCTCGCCGAGAAGGCGTCCGCCTACCCGTCCTCCCTCTCCGGCGGCCAGCAGCAGCGCGTGGCTATCGCCCGGGCGCTGGCGATGGGCCCCGAGGTGATGCTCTTCGACGAGCCGACCTCGGCCCTGGACCCGGAACTGGTCGGCGACGTCCTCGCGGTCATGCGCATGCTGGCCAATGAGGGCATGACGATGATGGTCGTCACCCATGAGATGACCTTCGCGCGCGAGGTCGCCGACCGGGTCGTCTTCATGGACGGCGGAGTGATCGTCGAGGACGGCGCCCCGGCCCAGGTCATCGGCAACCCGAGCCACGAACGCACCCGCCACTTCCTCTCCCGCCTGCTGGACCCGGCGATGGCCGAGGTGGAGGAGACCTCGGACCAGGTGGGCAAGAGCGAGTAG
- a CDS encoding SCO1860 family LAETG-anchored protein has product MNGNHFRMPARRLATALAATALAAGPAALAGAGSAHATDDHGRASAVVLRTGLDVSLLNKTVNVPLAVSLNEVQAPQSAEKTALTAQLDGVDGGEPFSVLAAEVASAKATVTDAKAEGYTNLAHAKVHVPGLPLLSLIELEGVTSKATCEAGKAPAATSNLLGAVTVLGKKVTVTTGGPTDVQVPGVGEVRLDLSKTETTSRAAAATALELTVSVNPLKLNVAEVTGTVTLAKATCEAPVAASAEPAPEVETQGGPVQEAGLAETGGSSLTPYLAGGAAVLLVAGGGAVALARRGKG; this is encoded by the coding sequence TTGAACGGCAACCACTTCCGCATGCCCGCACGCCGTCTCGCCACTGCCCTGGCGGCCACGGCCCTCGCCGCCGGACCAGCGGCACTGGCCGGCGCGGGCAGCGCGCACGCGACCGACGACCACGGTCGCGCGAGCGCCGTAGTACTGCGCACCGGACTCGATGTGTCTCTGCTCAACAAGACCGTGAACGTCCCGCTCGCGGTCTCTCTCAACGAGGTCCAGGCACCGCAGAGCGCGGAAAAGACCGCGCTCACCGCCCAGTTGGACGGTGTCGACGGCGGCGAGCCGTTCAGCGTCCTCGCCGCGGAGGTGGCCTCGGCCAAGGCCACGGTCACCGACGCCAAGGCCGAGGGGTACACCAACCTCGCGCACGCCAAGGTCCATGTCCCGGGCCTGCCCTTGCTGTCCCTCATCGAGCTGGAGGGCGTCACCTCCAAGGCGACCTGCGAGGCTGGGAAGGCCCCGGCCGCCACCTCCAACCTGCTCGGCGCGGTCACCGTCCTCGGCAAGAAGGTCACCGTCACCACCGGCGGCCCCACCGACGTCCAGGTACCCGGGGTCGGCGAGGTCCGCCTGGACCTGTCCAAGACGGAGACCACCTCACGTGCGGCGGCCGCCACCGCCCTCGAACTCACCGTCTCCGTCAACCCGTTGAAGCTGAACGTGGCCGAGGTGACCGGCACCGTCACGCTGGCGAAGGCCACCTGCGAGGCACCGGTCGCGGCGAGCGCGGAACCGGCGCCCGAGGTCGAGACGCAGGGTGGCCCGGTCCAGGAGGCGGGCCTCGCCGAGACCGGCGGCAGCTCGCTCACCCCGTATCTCGCGGGCGGCGCGGCCGTGTTGCTCGTCGCGGGCGGGGGAGCGGTCGCACTGGCCCGCCGCGGCAAGGGCTGA
- the cobJ gene encoding precorrin-3B C(17)-methyltransferase, with translation MIGLISATAAGAAARDRLAAAWPDRTRVYEGPVADAVRAAFAECEQLVCFLATGAVVRLVAPLLGDKRTDPGVVCVDEGGRFAVSLVGGHGGGANELADEVAELLGAQPVVTTATDAVGLPGLDTLGFPVEGDVAGVSRALLDGEPVALKAELAWPLPALKVAQEGAYTVRLTDRDVEAGEREVVLRPPSLVIGVGASKGAPAEEILALVHGSLEGLSVRSVAHLATVDAKAEEPGIVEAARRLGVPLVTYPAAELADIEVPNPSAHPLAAVGTPSVAEASALRDGGELLVPKRKSAMATCAVVRRPARGRLAVVGLGPGARDLLTPRAKAELRRASVLVGLDQYVDQIRDLLRPGTRVLESGLGAEEERARTAVAEAREGHAVALIGSGDAGVYAMASPALAEASDDIEVVGVPGVTAALAAGAILGAPLGHDHVSISLSDLHTPWEVIERRVRAAAEADIVVTFYNPRSRGRDWQLPKALAILSEHREPTTPVGIVRNASRPDESSRLTTLGAIDPAWVDMMTVVTVGNTATRDVAGRMVTPRGYRWQAGQEDPK, from the coding sequence GTGATCGGCCTGATTTCCGCCACCGCGGCGGGGGCGGCTGCGCGGGACCGGCTGGCCGCGGCGTGGCCGGACCGTACGCGCGTGTACGAGGGTCCCGTGGCGGACGCCGTACGGGCCGCGTTCGCGGAGTGCGAGCAGCTCGTGTGCTTCCTGGCCACCGGGGCGGTGGTGCGTCTTGTCGCGCCTCTGCTCGGGGACAAGCGGACCGACCCGGGCGTGGTCTGTGTCGACGAGGGCGGGCGGTTCGCCGTGTCCCTGGTCGGCGGGCATGGCGGCGGTGCCAATGAACTCGCGGACGAGGTCGCGGAGTTGCTGGGGGCGCAGCCTGTCGTGACTACGGCGACCGATGCCGTCGGGCTACCCGGTCTGGACACCCTCGGCTTCCCGGTGGAGGGCGATGTCGCGGGGGTCTCGCGGGCCCTGCTGGACGGTGAACCGGTCGCGTTGAAGGCCGAGTTGGCGTGGCCGCTGCCCGCGCTGAAGGTCGCCCAGGAGGGTGCGTACACGGTCCGGCTGACCGATCGTGACGTCGAGGCCGGTGAGCGTGAGGTCGTGCTGCGGCCGCCGTCCCTGGTCATCGGCGTCGGGGCCTCGAAGGGGGCGCCGGCCGAGGAGATCCTCGCTCTCGTCCACGGCTCGCTGGAGGGGCTCTCGGTCCGTTCGGTCGCCCATCTCGCCACCGTCGACGCCAAGGCCGAGGAGCCCGGCATCGTCGAGGCCGCGCGGCGGCTCGGGGTGCCGCTGGTGACGTACCCGGCCGCGGAACTCGCGGACATCGAGGTCCCCAACCCCTCCGCCCATCCCCTCGCCGCCGTCGGCACCCCGTCCGTCGCCGAGGCGTCGGCACTCCGGGACGGCGGTGAACTCCTCGTCCCCAAGCGGAAGTCGGCGATGGCGACCTGCGCGGTCGTACGGCGTCCCGCGCGCGGACGCCTCGCGGTGGTCGGGCTGGGACCCGGCGCCCGCGATCTGCTCACCCCGCGCGCGAAGGCCGAACTGCGGCGCGCCTCCGTGCTGGTGGGCCTCGACCAGTACGTCGACCAGATCCGCGATCTGCTGCGCCCCGGCACCCGGGTGCTGGAGTCCGGGCTCGGCGCGGAGGAGGAGCGGGCCCGGACCGCCGTGGCCGAGGCCCGCGAGGGCCATGCCGTCGCGCTGATCGGCAGCGGGGACGCCGGGGTGTACGCCATGGCCTCCCCCGCGCTCGCGGAGGCGAGCGACGACATCGAGGTGGTCGGGGTGCCCGGAGTCACCGCGGCGCTGGCCGCCGGGGCGATCCTCGGTGCTCCGCTGGGCCACGACCATGTGTCGATCAGCCTGTCCGACCTGCACACGCCGTGGGAGGTCATCGAGCGTCGGGTGCGGGCCGCGGCCGAGGCGGACATCGTGGTCACCTTCTACAACCCCCGCTCGCGCGGCCGTGACTGGCAGCTGCCGAAGGCGCTGGCGATCCTGTCCGAGCACCGCGAGCCGACGACGCCGGTCGGCATCGTCCGCAACGCCTCCCGGCCGGACGAATCCAGCCGACTCACCACGCTGGGCGCGATCGACCCCGCGTGGGTGGACATGATGACGGTCGTGACCGTCGGCAACACCGCGACCCGGGATGTCGCCGGGCGCATGGTGACGCCACGCGGCTATCGCTGGCAGGCAGGCCAGGAGGACCCGAAGTGA
- a CDS encoding amino acid ABC transporter permease: protein MADTDTALQPKKKGLTRRQKRKLSRGIQYVVFAAAVIAFAVAADWDRLQNQFAQADIAEQMFPDIITLALKNTVLYTLSGFAFGLVLGMAIALMRLSSVGPYRWFAGVYIEIFRGLPALLIFIFIGVAVPLAFPGTEIPGGTYGKVALALGLVAAAYMAETIRAGIQAVPKGQLEAARSLGFSPARAMVSIIIPQAFRIILPPLTNELVLLFKDSSLVLFLGVTLEERELSKYGRDLASTTANSTPILVAGLCYLLVTIPLGFVVRRMEAKAQEAVK from the coding sequence ATGGCCGACACCGACACAGCACTCCAGCCGAAGAAGAAGGGCCTGACCCGGCGGCAGAAGCGCAAGCTGTCCCGGGGCATCCAGTACGTCGTCTTCGCCGCGGCCGTGATCGCCTTCGCGGTCGCGGCCGACTGGGACCGGCTCCAGAACCAGTTCGCGCAGGCGGACATCGCCGAGCAGATGTTCCCGGACATCATCACGCTGGCTCTGAAGAACACCGTGCTGTACACCCTGTCCGGCTTCGCCTTCGGACTGGTCCTCGGCATGGCGATCGCCCTGATGCGGCTGTCGTCCGTGGGCCCGTACCGCTGGTTCGCCGGGGTGTACATCGAGATCTTCCGCGGACTGCCCGCCCTGCTGATCTTCATCTTCATCGGCGTCGCCGTCCCGCTGGCCTTCCCCGGCACGGAGATCCCCGGCGGCACCTACGGCAAGGTCGCGCTCGCGCTCGGCCTGGTGGCGGCCGCCTACATGGCCGAGACGATCCGCGCGGGCATCCAGGCGGTGCCCAAGGGGCAGCTGGAGGCGGCCCGTTCGCTGGGGTTCTCGCCCGCCCGCGCGATGGTCTCGATCATCATCCCGCAGGCGTTCCGGATCATCCTGCCGCCGCTGACCAACGAGCTCGTCCTGCTCTTCAAGGACTCCTCGCTGGTGCTGTTCCTCGGCGTCACCCTGGAGGAGCGCGAACTGTCCAAGTACGGCCGTGACCTGGCCAGCACGACCGCCAACTCCACGCCGATCCTGGTCGCGGGCCTGTGCTACCTGCTGGTCACGATCCCGCTCGGCTTCGTCGTGCGCCGCATGGAGGCCAAGGCCCAGGAGGCCGTCAAGTGA
- a CDS encoding zinc metalloprotease: protein MSIDDIEGTTEAAAAGDTEPSAIPIPFQRRSGVYGLELPRPTVPGTGGPSLLVLEELRVDVDGLMPTMTVSGTRTQLFGGQVTWIARVAWDAAQQGYTGTIFYRDGKTSLVPHTDVLVKLFGGFPFGGQRRARVTFTGGPAAVTRTFVFRRTAFREVGIEYDCASDATAVTDYRLHAHPNRPADLPDTHLTIESAFTRLGIAVTKTGGDDVVPVIKAGSDGLWTDIEMHDAMQVHWSKWADAPQWQVWTLFAGRSIRGHGLGGIMFDDIGTAQRQGCAVFSNSFISDPHPGDPDSDQAVQRLRFWTAVHEIGHTFNLAHSWDKDEMTRWIPLAEEPNAFSYMNYPFRFPAGEAAFWAGFRYGFSENELLFLRHAPERVVKQGAAPWFDEHAFEQIRQATSNALELSLRVNRPTTRFEALEPVVAEVKLKNTSFVPVVVDRNALLGERLTVIVSADGRDPRRWVPYARHCYLDDPYILKPGESLYAPLFLSAGLNGFDLAEPGRYRIHAMLDTASGEILSAPLGIDVRPPRSREEELLAPDVYTDEVGRVLAFGGSRGHAPALDRANDVLREAVERLPDSALAVHAAAALGNTAAVPGRILVQDSTDPRDREFKDVVPDPEQALPLIEKAYGNPVAAADTLGHIGLTRQVEQVAVALAAGGLGNPQEAARLTNDLADTLDARGVLPSVVESVRDTAAELSG, encoded by the coding sequence ATGAGCATCGACGACATCGAGGGCACGACGGAAGCCGCGGCGGCCGGCGACACGGAACCGTCCGCCATCCCGATCCCCTTCCAGCGGCGCAGCGGCGTCTACGGCCTGGAGCTGCCCCGGCCCACCGTCCCCGGCACGGGCGGCCCCAGCCTGCTCGTGCTGGAGGAACTCCGCGTCGACGTCGACGGATTGATGCCGACCATGACCGTCAGCGGCACCAGGACCCAGCTCTTCGGCGGCCAGGTCACCTGGATCGCCAGGGTGGCCTGGGACGCCGCACAACAGGGGTACACGGGAACGATCTTCTACCGCGACGGGAAGACGTCCCTCGTCCCGCACACGGACGTGCTGGTGAAGCTCTTCGGCGGCTTCCCGTTCGGCGGGCAGCGCAGGGCCCGGGTGACGTTCACCGGCGGTCCGGCCGCGGTGACCCGCACCTTCGTCTTCCGGCGGACCGCCTTCCGCGAGGTGGGCATCGAGTACGACTGCGCCAGCGACGCCACGGCCGTCACCGACTACCGGCTGCACGCCCACCCGAACCGGCCCGCCGACCTGCCGGACACCCACCTGACCATCGAGAGCGCCTTCACCCGACTCGGCATCGCCGTCACCAAGACCGGCGGCGACGACGTGGTCCCGGTCATCAAGGCGGGCTCGGACGGCCTGTGGACCGACATCGAGATGCACGACGCCATGCAGGTGCACTGGTCCAAGTGGGCCGACGCCCCGCAGTGGCAGGTGTGGACCCTGTTCGCCGGACGGAGCATCCGGGGCCACGGGCTCGGCGGCATCATGTTCGACGACATCGGCACCGCCCAGCGCCAGGGCTGCGCCGTCTTCAGCAACTCCTTCATCTCCGACCCCCACCCGGGCGACCCGGACTCCGACCAGGCGGTCCAGCGGCTGCGCTTCTGGACGGCCGTGCACGAGATCGGGCACACCTTCAACCTCGCGCACTCCTGGGACAAGGACGAGATGACCCGGTGGATCCCGCTGGCGGAGGAACCGAACGCCTTCAGCTACATGAACTATCCGTTCCGCTTCCCCGCCGGCGAGGCCGCCTTCTGGGCCGGATTCCGGTACGGGTTCAGCGAGAACGAACTGCTCTTCCTGCGTCACGCCCCGGAACGCGTCGTCAAACAGGGCGCCGCCCCCTGGTTCGACGAGCACGCCTTCGAGCAGATCCGGCAGGCCACCTCGAACGCCCTGGAACTCTCCCTGCGCGTCAACCGGCCCACCACCCGCTTCGAGGCGCTGGAGCCCGTGGTCGCCGAGGTGAAGCTGAAGAACACCTCGTTCGTGCCGGTCGTCGTGGACCGCAACGCCCTGCTCGGCGAACGGCTGACCGTGATCGTCTCCGCCGACGGCCGCGACCCCCGCCGCTGGGTGCCGTACGCCCGGCACTGCTACCTGGACGACCCGTACATCCTCAAGCCCGGTGAATCCCTGTACGCGCCGCTGTTCCTGAGCGCCGGACTCAACGGCTTCGATCTCGCCGAACCCGGGCGCTACCGGATCCACGCGATGCTGGACACCGCCTCCGGCGAGATCCTCTCCGCGCCGCTCGGCATCGACGTCCGGCCGCCCAGGAGCCGCGAGGAGGAGCTGCTGGCCCCGGACGTGTACACGGACGAGGTCGGCCGGGTGCTCGCCTTCGGCGGCAGCCGCGGCCACGCCCCGGCCCTGGACCGCGCCAACGACGTCCTGCGCGAGGCGGTGGAACGGCTCCCGGACAGCGCGCTCGCCGTCCACGCCGCCGCGGCCCTCGGCAACACGGCGGCCGTGCCGGGCCGGATCCTGGTCCAGGACTCCACGGATCCGCGCGACCGCGAGTTCAAGGACGTCGTACCCGACCCGGAGCAGGCGCTCCCCCTGATCGAGAAGGCCTACGGCAACCCCGTCGCCGCGGCCGACACCCTCGGCCACATCGGACTGACCCGGCAGGTCGAACAGGTCGCCGTCGCCCTCGCCGCGGGTGGCCTCGGCAACCCCCAGGAGGCGGCCCGGCTGACCAACGACCTCGCCGACACCCTGGACGCCCGAGGCGTCCTGCCCTCGGTCGTGGAGTCGGTACGCGACACCGCGGCCGAGCTCTCAGGCTGA
- the cobC gene encoding Rv2231c family pyridoxal phosphate-dependent protein CobC, with translation MRTEDHGLSHDLRHHGDAEVRDDGSALVDLAVNVRADTPPPWLRARIADSLTGLAAYPDGRAARAAVAARHGLPVERVLLTAGAAEAFVLLARALKVRQPVVVHPQFTEPEAALRDAGHTVDRVLLSATDGFRLDPAAVPEDADLVVIGNPTNPTSVLHPADAIARLARPGRTLVVDEAFMDAVPGEREALAGRTDVPGLVVLRSLTKTWGLAGLRIGYVLAAPETIAELERAQPLWPVSTPALAAAAACVEPRALAEAGHAAHRIAADRAHLVAGLREFAPEGLTVAEPAEGPFVLVRLPNAAGVRRRLRDLGFAVRRGDTFPGLDDGWLRLAVRDRATVNSFLQALDRALVASA, from the coding sequence ATGCGCACTGAGGACCATGGCCTGAGCCATGATCTGCGCCACCACGGGGACGCCGAGGTCCGGGACGACGGTTCGGCGCTGGTCGACCTCGCGGTGAACGTCCGCGCGGACACGCCGCCGCCGTGGCTGCGGGCCCGCATCGCCGATTCGCTCACCGGTCTCGCCGCCTACCCCGACGGGCGGGCGGCGCGGGCTGCGGTGGCGGCGCGGCACGGGCTGCCGGTGGAGCGGGTGCTGCTGACGGCGGGCGCCGCGGAGGCGTTCGTGCTGCTGGCGCGCGCTCTGAAGGTCCGTCAACCCGTCGTGGTGCACCCGCAGTTCACCGAGCCGGAGGCCGCGCTGCGGGATGCCGGGCACACGGTGGACCGGGTACTGCTGAGCGCGACGGACGGGTTCCGGCTCGATCCGGCGGCCGTCCCCGAGGACGCCGACCTGGTGGTGATCGGCAACCCGACGAACCCGACCTCGGTCCTGCACCCGGCCGATGCCATCGCCCGACTTGCCCGGCCCGGGCGGACGTTGGTGGTGGACGAGGCGTTCATGGACGCGGTGCCGGGCGAGCGGGAGGCGCTGGCCGGGCGTACGGACGTGCCCGGACTCGTGGTGCTGCGCAGCCTGACCAAGACCTGGGGTCTCGCCGGGCTGCGCATCGGTTACGTCCTTGCCGCCCCGGAGACGATCGCGGAACTGGAGCGGGCCCAGCCGCTGTGGCCGGTGTCCACCCCGGCGCTCGCCGCCGCCGCGGCCTGCGTGGAGCCGCGGGCGTTGGCGGAGGCGGGGCACGCGGCGCACCGAATCGCCGCCGACCGGGCCCATCTCGTCGCCGGGCTCCGGGAGTTCGCCCCGGAGGGCCTCACGGTGGCGGAACCGGCCGAGGGCCCCTTCGTCCTGGTCCGGCTGCCGAACGCGGCCGGTGTCCGGCGCCGCTTGCGTGACCTGGGGTTCGCGGTGCGGCGCGGGGACACCTTTCCCGGGCTCGACGACGGATGGCTGCGGCTGGCGGTGCGGGACCGGGCGACGGTGAACTCCTTTCTCCAGGCGCTGGACCGGGCGCTGGTGGCGTCAGCCTGA